The following is a genomic window from Oncorhynchus masou masou isolate Uvic2021 chromosome 6, UVic_Omas_1.1, whole genome shotgun sequence.
agatataagactacccagtgacataaaaacaaccaagatataagactacccagtgacataaaaacaaccaagatattaggctacccagtgacataacaaccaaggtattaggctacccagtgacataacaaccaagatattaggctacccagtgacataacaaccaagatattaggctacccagtgacataacaaccaagatataagactacccagtgacataacaaccaagatattaggctacccagtgacataacaaccaagatataagactacccagtgacataacaaccaagatataagactacccagtgacataaaaacaaccaagatattaggctacccagtgacataaaaacaaccaagatataagactacccagtgacataaaaacaaccaagatattaggatacccagtgacataaaaacaaccaagatataagactacccagtgacataaaaacaaccaagatataagactacccagtgacataaaaacaaccaagTTATTAGGCTACCCAGTGACATAACAACCAAGATATAAGACTACTCAGTGACATATCAACCAAGATATAagactacccagtgacataaaaacaaccaagatataagactacccagtgacataaaaacaaccaagatataagattacccagtgacataaaaacaaccaagatataagactacccagtgacataaCAACCAAGATATGACTACCCAGTGACATAGCAACCAAGATATTAGGCTACCCAGTGACATAACAACCAAGATATTAagactacccagtgacataaaaacaaccaagatattagactacccagtgacataaaaacaaccaagatattaggctacccagtgacataacaaccaagatattaggctacccagtgacataacaaccaagatattaggctacccagtgacataaaaacaaccaagatataagactacccagtgacataaaaacaaccaagatataagactacccagtgacataaaaacaaccaagatattaggctacccagtgacataacaaccaagatataagactacccagtgacataacaaccaagatattaggctacccagtgacataacaaccaagatattagtctacccagtgacataacaaccaagatattaggctacccagtgacataacaaccaagatataagactacccagtgacataacaaccaagatattaggctacccagtgacataacaaccaagatataagactacccagtgacataacaaccaagatataagactacccagtgacataacaaccaagatattaggctacccagtgacataacaaccaagatataagactacccagtgacataacaaccaagatattaggctacccagtgacataacaaccaagatattaggctacccagtgacataacaaccaagatattaggctacccagtgacataacaaccaagatattaggctacccagtgacataaaaacaaccaagatataagactacccagtgacaaaaaaacaaccaagatattaggctacccagtgacataacaaccaagatattaggctacccagtgacataacaaccaagatattagtctacccagtgacataacaaccaagatattaggctacccagtgacataacaaccaagatataagactacccagtgacataacaaccaagatattaggctacccagtgacataacaaccaagatataagactacccagtgacataacaaccaagatataagactacccagtgacataacaaccaagatattaggctacccagtgacataacaaccaagatataagactacccagtgacataaCAACCAAGATATTAGGCTACCCAGTGACATAACAACCAAGATATTAGGCTACCCAGTGACATAACAACCAATATATTAGGCTACCCAGTGACATAACAGCCAAGATATTAGGCTACCCAGTGACATAACAACCAAGATATAagactacccagtgacataacaaccaagatattaggctacccagtgacataacaaccaagatattagtctacccagtgacataacaaccaagatattaggctacccagtgacataacaaccaagatataagactacccagtgacataaaaacaaccaagatattaggctacccagtgacataacaaccaagatataagactacccagtgacataacaaccaagatattaggctacccagtgacataacaaccaagatattagtctacccagtgacataacaaccaagatattaggctacccagtgacataacaaccaagatataagactacccagtgacataacaaccaagatattaggctacccagtgacataacaaccaagatataagactacccagtgacataacaaccaagatataagactacccagtgacataacaaccaagatattatgctacccagtgacataacaaccaagatataagactacccagtgacataaCAACCAAGATATTAGGCTACCCAGTGACATAACAACCAAGATATTAGGCTACCCAGTGACATAACAACCAATATATTAGGCTACCCAGTGACATAACAGCCAAGATATTAGGCTACCCAGTGACATAACAACCAAGATATTAGACTTCCCAGTGTGGATAGGAAATTGTTTATTTAATCACAGTACTAAAGGTTATGAATTGCAGATGTGTGAATAtgtacacagtactacataccATTTTTAGGTGGTGGACTGTAACACTTTTTCATTTGTTGATGATCTGACGTGTAACATATTTGAAAGGGTTGACATATTTCAAGTGATATTTGATTCTTATCTATACTGATACTGTATGTCacttgctattgttatttcagCCATGTGCCTGACTTCTTTCCATCAATTCCTTGTAGGTGGTTCCCATGGAGATGTCTAAAGATGCCGCCAAAATAAGTGTGAGTAGACACATCAGTGTACAGTACTGCACTGGAAACTAAATTGACTGTAAGCTAAACTCATTGTCAACGTACATACTATTGATACCGAGGAATAGGATTAATATGCTTAAGATTTACAAATACATTATCTTCTGCCACAGGTGGTAAAAGTAGCCGGGAGCAACATCTCCCACAAGCTTCGTCTCTCCAACATCAAGCGGTCGGACGAGGGCACGTACGAGTGCCGTGTCATCGACTTCAGCGGCAGCGTGGCGCAACACCACCGCGTCCGGGCCTACCTGCAGGTGGAGGCTGAACGAAGCCTGGGCCACATCTCGGCAGACACCCTGCCTCAGGAGCCTCGGCACAGGGGACAGGGGAGCCAGGCGGACCTACAACAAACAGAGGGCCGGAAACTGAAGAGGCGTTCGGCCGATGACAGCACCACGGACTGCACTGAGAGCTGTGTGCTCTAGAGGTTATTGTGTCCAGATGGGAAGAACAGGAGTGCATGTTCCCGATTATGATAAGAAGGATGATTGTTTTAACACCCACAGAGAGGCCTGGACAAAAACAGGACTCTTTCTGCTTAATTTATATGTTCATTTATGAATCGATTTGTTTGGCTTGTTTGTTTGTCTTACATTTATTTATGATTGTTTGGATTAGGATTGTCAGAGACCACCAGAGGGCATGATCGTATGTTATCTTGGTTCTCAATGTAATGTTATTTCTCAATGCTTTCGTTAAAgccccagtgcagtcaaaaacgtgttttcctgtgttttatatatatttccacaccatGAGGTTTGattaatactgtgaaattgtcaAAATGATGATTGTGCCCTTTTAGTGTAATAGCTGTTTGAAAAGATTGActgaaatttctgcctgttttggtgggatggagtttggCCTGCCTTGTGACATCATAatggaccaataagaaagagagttccagaCCTCTCTGGCAGAtagtttcccctccccactcggaccactcccagacagtcctatcaACATTCTTGGTttagaaattgctctttgctaagaacctattgttgtttattttttacaattgtaTTTGGAAACTATCAcaataaggtacttaattgttaccccaAAATGATTTGACATTGAGATAAATATGTCTGTATTTGACCTTTAAATGCTTTGTCCATGATTTCTGACTCTGGGGTTGTGATGGGTGAAGATGAGGATATTGTTGgctggagaggagatggaggtaaGGCCTGTGTCTCAAAAGTCTgaatttccttccttcccttgtctcctttccttcttAAGCACTGATATGAAATGACTGGAAAGGGACAAGGCAATATAGTAGGAACCAATCCAGATCTTTTCTATTTGTAGTTATAAAGTAAAGGAGACAAGGAGTGAAAAACACACCCCATGATAGATTGATTGGATAGGGAGATTTTGCTCTCAGTGATGTATACATTGAAATGCCTCGTTCCTCAGTGGTGTTTTATGGAAATGTATGCCAAAAAAAGCTACAGTATTTACATGCAAACTACACTTTTTATTTCATCAGGTCCGTGTAAGTACTTTTGAGAGTTGTTTTTTGGTTTGTACTTACACCCTTTCGATAAAGCAAAATGGAACTATTTAAACCACTTCTAGAATGTCTAATGGAAATCCAAACATACATGTATGCCTTCATTACTTGGAATAAATGGTATAATATTGTcttcacaatacacacacacacacacacttttcctaTCAACACCACACAATTTATTCAGTGCTAAGTAACCAAATGAATCATATGGCACATAGTGGGTTGGCTTTCTGGACCCAGATTAAGCCTGTGCTGGACGAAAATGCACTTTCAATGGAAATTCCCCATTGAGAATGATTTTTAGTcctggactaggcttaatctgtgtcagAGAAACCTCCCCAGAGAATGTTAATCCTTGCTTTTTTGTCATTCTATTTCCAACTAGTGTTGGGCTTTTTTGTGCAACTATTTCATCAGTAGAGGTAAAATGACAGTTAAGGTATGTTTTTTTCAACTCTTTTCATGTTCGTCTTCTTGACAGTGTTTGTTCTTCAATCTAAATGCTGCTGTTTGATATCTATTCTGTTAAATACATTAATTTGATGGGAAACCTTTGGTCTttagattatttattttattgtttcaGTTAAGTAATGTTATGTCTGCATGATCTCCTGTCAGAGGGAAAaaaagtaattcacagaaatcaAAACATTTGAACTTGATGGTTGATGAAACAGTTGATTCTCAATAGGCGGAGTGCGCTGTTTGAACTGTGCGAAGGAAAGAGAGGTTTTAAATGCACAACAGGACCCTGGATGCTTGTATTATTCTTCATCTGCTTTGCTGTGATCAGGAATACACCAGCAAACACCTTTTGAAGCATCTGTCAGATATAGTTGTCATGAATTACATGTAAGGAGAATAGAAATTCATTATTGCAGTGTTTTGAGATTTTAGGACAGACGATGTACCACCTGTTAGTATTTACAAGATAAACAGACAGGTATATATTTAACAAAACCCTGAAGAATCCATGAATGATATATTAACTATACAATCCTGAAAATTACAATGAGCACCCACTCTtacccagagcgacttacaattagtgcattcaaATATACGAGGTGTGGATCAATTGATAGTTTTTTTACGCTTCTCTTAAAAGTTGCTTTGGAGTACAATGAAGTTGTCACTGTACACTGAAGGACAGAgttctatgttttttttaaagttaaacCATTCATTACATATCATTGGAAGGTAAGGTGATGGTTATATACTCTGAACATTTAAAAGGAAAGATGGGATGTGGAATGCAACATCATCAATGTTATGCTGCCATTGTGAAATATTTTAGGAAATATATGGAACTATTCCTGTCATATTTATTAATATATATACTTGGTCCCTTCAATTGGTCTATGTTGGTTTGAGGACACAACAACAGAACATAAAGTGTTACACATCCCCCTTTTTCACTCTTCCTATCTTCTTATCCTCTATTTGCAGTGCACTACTGCCACACACAGTCCTAACACTGGATTACAATGACCAGTGCTCCTCAGCCTGCTTCATTGCACTTCCTTGTTTAAACAATAGAGGTCCGTGTTACACATCCTATCACCTGCTGACCATATTGACCATAACAAAAACAGGACCTTAACCTGCCATTACATGTATCTGAGACTACTTATCCCTTTGAAAAGTAAGTTCTCAGTAACGACTCTGGTGCAGTTTTCAGTGGAGGGATTTTACAATTATGGACCACAGTAACAAAAGGTTGCACCATGAACCATGCAGTCAACTCTCTGTCTTCCTAACTTAGAAAAGTATGGTTATGTTCATGAGGTTCTGCTGATGCTCGTAGATAAGGGGGAACCATATTGTCTTCTCGTTTGCATGTGAGGTAATTCCCGCATGGATGTGAGGCAGTTCAGATATTTTCAGATGGTTGGAAACATGCTTCATTTCAGCAGAGCTAGTTCACTGTAGTGCTCTTAAAGAGGCAATCTGCAGTTACCACATCAATTACATGTAGCCATTGATTCTTGGAAGAATCATGAGCTTAGTCCAACCATTATATCCCATCAGAACCAAAAATACAAGCTTGTTTAttacaatgtttgtaaacaaagccaATGTAAAGAAGCACCATATAGcgtcaaaacatggttaaaactataattttattACCAGGGATGGTCAGTCGTTGCATCAATAACTCTgtatatgaatttgagagtggttatatTTCTCCAGCTCCATCCCTCAGTTTTTTACTGAAATGGAAGGGGAGgatgttttgttattgtttcaactgctgattgtcTCTTTAAGCGTGTctggaaatgctgtaggaattcCAGCCCAGATGAACACGCTGAAGTGATCAATGCATCAACATGACACAACAGCTGCAATGTTGAGAATATGCCAAGGCCAGGTTAGAGTTGTCTGAGGTCATTGGTAAAACTACCTTCAGAATAATAGTATGTTTGTGTTTGCACATTTGCTTTACAACTTATACTTGTACTTGTTTAGCTTGTTTTCAAACAATCAAATTATTTAACAGGAAATCATAAAGTAAGAGATAAATAATTCAGAATTTCTTGGGAGAGTGGTTTTGTAAACCTGTCACCATCTCTTGGTAGCAGTAGATTTTATGGTATCTGACATTTTATAAATACAACGTAATGTTTTGTCAAAGTTAACAATAAAATGAACAATCAGGGCATAGAATCTTCCTTGTGGCTAACTTGGCTGTGCACCACAAAATGGAGGTCCACTCGTAAAAACAGGAAATCATAAAGTAAGAGATAAATAATTCAGAATTTCTTGGGAGAGTGGTTTTGTAAACCTGTCACCATCTCTTGGTAGCAGTAGATTTTATGGTATCTGACATTTTATAAATACAACGTAATGTTTTGTCAAAGTTAACAATAAAATGAACAATCAGGGCATAGAATCTTTCTTGTGGCTAACTTGGCTGTGCACCACAAAATGGAGGTCCACTCGTAAAAAGCATAGAGCTGAACCTAACCAGAACCAGACCGTTACATCAACATTTTGGAATTTGTTTGTGCATTTCCCCCATGGATTTGATTTCCCTCAGCTTTTTGCATGGTACTATATGAAACCGATGGATTACTAGCTCCTCTCACTGAGGTCAACTGAGCTTTACAGCCAAGACTGGAGACCTGTTTCTTCGGACTGCACCTTGGTCCCCTCACCAACACTTCCCATCATAGCCTGCTTATGCCTTCTAACCTGCTCTTAATGTTTCTTTAGCTGGAGTCCTGTAGGAGATTGGTGGTGTAGAATCAATGGAAGTGAATGGATTCTACCCAGTGCAAAGGTTTAGTGGTAGTATTTAACAGGTAGTATCACCAAACCTTCCCCACATAGCATATTCCCGGGATAAAATTCCCCGAATTCTTCTTAGAGATGTCTGGTAGAACAGAAGTTCAGAAGCATGGGGATATTTTTTATGATATTGTGTGTGGGTTGAGTGTTACCACAGTGCCACCACAAACTGAAACCCATATGTATTTGATGGATACATTTTTCGtcagggaaaatcaagtctaaaatgtcaaagtggaaatacaaacatcagaagcctttttaaaccacAAATACACATTTTAGCAGGAAAGGTCTccagcaacagggtgatcaaaataaggtcctacatacagttgaagtcgtaagtttacatacacttaggttggagtcattaaaacttgtttttcaaccactccacaattttcttgttaacaaactatagttttggcaagtcagttaggacatctacattgtgcatgacacaagtaatttttataacaattgtttacagacagatcatttcacttataattcactgtatcacaattccagtgggtcagaaatgtacatacactaagttgactgtgcctttaattaaaacttcttatggctgcaggggcagtattgagtagcttggatgaataaggtgcccagagtaaacaatagaaaacactctgtttctaaaactgtttgaattatgtctgtgagtataacagaactcatatggcaggcaaaaacctgagaaaaaatctaaataggaagtgggaaatctgaggtatggagtttttgaactcagccctatcgaatacacagtgggatatgttTCAAGTTGCACTTCCCAGGGCTTCCACTACATGTCAagcgtctttagaaacttgaatctactgtgatgtggggccggatgagagctctttgagtcagtggtctagcAGAGAGCCAGCTCCTGGTCACGCGCACTTCACAtgagagcgacctgc
Proteins encoded in this region:
- the LOC135541430 gene encoding V-set and transmembrane domain-containing protein 2-like protein isoform X1; amino-acid sequence: MGSFRLIIGILHYMGLYSQLNAASKLAVPAEVDNHISGNAVFTEVPHDITTQSGQDVEMACSFRGAGPSYSLEIQWWYMKNHRDWPEKPTWTTNQVVPMEMSKDAAKISVVKVAGSNISHKLRLSNIKRSDEGTYECRVIDFSGSVAQHHRVRAYLQVEAERSLGHISADTLPQEPRHRGQGSQADLQQTEGRKLKRRSADDSTTDCTESCVL
- the LOC135541430 gene encoding V-set and transmembrane domain-containing protein 2-like protein isoform X2; translated protein: MACSFRGAGPSYSLEIQWWYMKNHRDWPEKPTWTTNQVVPMEMSKDAAKISVVKVAGSNISHKLRLSNIKRSDEGTYECRVIDFSGSVAQHHRVRAYLQVEAERSLGHISADTLPQEPRHRGQGSQADLQQTEGRKLKRRSADDSTTDCTESCVL